A region of Thiofilum sp. DNA encodes the following proteins:
- a CDS encoding SCP-2 sterol transfer family protein, with translation MPELFSADWMNELKDQWNNAPDVKDALAEIGFNSLIGCGFKDEAKPRGVFVVENGVCVRAGDYNDETLDWDMRANRKDWMKWVENGIGMAGLGMAYTTGKLKFVTGDYGAMLKNPKMAGPFIKSFGLMSKIDTQ, from the coding sequence ATGCCAGAATTATTTTCTGCTGATTGGATGAATGAGCTAAAAGATCAATGGAATAATGCCCCCGATGTGAAAGACGCTTTAGCTGAAATTGGTTTTAACTCCCTGATCGGTTGCGGTTTTAAGGATGAAGCTAAGCCACGCGGTGTATTTGTCGTAGAAAATGGTGTCTGTGTGCGTGCAGGGGATTATAACGACGAGACTCTAGACTGGGATATGCGTGCTAATCGTAAAGATTGGATGAAATGGGTTGAAAATGGCATTGGTATGGCAGGCTTAGGCATGGCTTATACCACCGGTAAATTAAAATTCGTCACGGGCGATTACGGCGCTATGCTGAAAAACCCTAAAATGGCAGGCCCTTTCATTAAGTCATTTGGCTTAATGAGCAAAATCGATACTCAATAA
- a CDS encoding PilN domain-containing protein, with amino-acid sequence MMLTSNLKHVMQWWGSGLLKGLPSSLRRLVRSERPRVVLQLHQQALEAFWKPDQKLIPLGTYSLNAPIDLFSKPPKIIKGKKYLIEVQLPTKQGLLLEQRFPEAIQENLRQVIGYQLDRLSPFSPERAYYSAEPLTHDRKTKEINVNVQVIPKHSADRIIQQLKELGIPEVHLLSVTGSASAAPVGQMSATDLNQGWSWVPLGFMVTALVLSLAAPIAYQYRRVEQIETALAQVRQHSAEQLQVREQLNAAQEAMSFLTERRRTSPVALDVAEHLSQLLPNHTWLERLTLEGNALSIKGESSAALDLIDLLEGSPMLSQVKFKAPVTRSKDSNNDKFQIQAQVEVKS; translated from the coding sequence ATGATGCTAACCAGCAACCTTAAACATGTTATGCAGTGGTGGGGTAGCGGGCTGTTGAAAGGTTTGCCTTCTTCACTACGGCGTTTAGTGCGCAGTGAGCGTCCTAGAGTGGTACTACAACTGCATCAGCAAGCGCTTGAGGCGTTTTGGAAGCCTGATCAAAAGTTGATTCCTCTAGGTACGTACTCACTTAATGCCCCTATTGATCTGTTTAGTAAGCCGCCGAAAATCATCAAAGGTAAAAAGTATTTGATTGAGGTACAACTGCCGACTAAGCAGGGTTTATTACTAGAGCAACGCTTTCCTGAGGCGATTCAAGAAAATTTGCGCCAAGTGATTGGGTATCAATTAGATCGTCTGAGTCCCTTTTCACCTGAACGCGCCTACTATTCGGCCGAGCCATTAACACATGATCGCAAAACTAAAGAGATTAATGTCAATGTGCAGGTAATCCCTAAGCACAGTGCTGACCGCATCATCCAGCAATTAAAAGAGCTGGGTATTCCAGAAGTCCATCTACTGTCTGTCACAGGCAGCGCCTCGGCTGCTCCGGTAGGTCAGATGAGTGCTACCGATTTAAATCAAGGCTGGTCTTGGGTTCCCTTAGGTTTTATGGTAACCGCCTTAGTGCTCTCGCTAGCAGCACCTATCGCCTATCAATATCGCCGCGTGGAGCAGATCGAGACTGCTTTAGCGCAAGTGCGTCAACATTCGGCTGAGCAATTACAAGTACGTGAACAACTCAATGCAGCACAAGAGGCGATGAGTTTTTTAACGGAGCGCCGTCGCACCTCCCCCGTGGCTCTGGATGTAGCAGAGCATTTATCACAATTGCTACCTAACCATACTTGGTTAGAACGCTTAACCCTAGAAGGAAATGCGTTATCGATTAAAGGCGAGTCTTCAGCCGCTTTAGATCTAATTGATCTCTTGGAAGGCTCACCTATGTTGTCGCAAGTGAAATTCAAAGCACCAGTGACCCGTAGCAAAGATAGCAATAATGATAAGTTCCAAATTCAAGCCCAAGTGGAGGTGAAGTCATGA
- the gspM gene encoding type II secretion system protein GspM has translation MSDVLNKHQSLLAWGLLITLVLCLLMFGVLPAWSYSNQLSERIETGYQQLAKMRQIANTTPEFMAEYERVKSQGLDKLFYPEGMTAAQVAKELQQQVSGVIMRGNGRILSSEVVEDNKPEESTSGYQQVTVRAVFQGSMPLVRQVLHQAYQARPLIFVDGLELYPLDKSAEGSQTQEAKAEVLITTYWRGGAVNEKVD, from the coding sequence ATGAGTGATGTCCTGAATAAACACCAAAGCTTATTAGCTTGGGGCTTATTGATTACCTTGGTTTTGTGCCTATTAATGTTTGGGGTCTTACCGGCTTGGAGCTACTCCAACCAATTGAGTGAGCGGATTGAAACGGGCTATCAGCAATTAGCCAAAATGCGCCAGATTGCTAATACGACTCCAGAGTTTATGGCGGAATATGAGCGAGTTAAAAGCCAAGGCTTAGATAAGCTGTTTTATCCAGAAGGTATGACGGCGGCACAAGTAGCTAAAGAGCTACAACAACAAGTAAGTGGCGTCATTATGCGTGGTAATGGGCGTATTCTCAGCTCCGAAGTCGTTGAGGATAATAAACCCGAAGAATCCACCAGCGGCTATCAACAGGTTACAGTGCGAGCGGTATTTCAAGGCTCTATGCCCTTAGTGCGCCAAGTGTTGCATCAAGCGTATCAAGCTCGCCCTCTCATTTTTGTCGATGGATTAGAGCTTTATCCTTTAGATAAAAGTGCTGAAGGAAGCCAAACCCAAGAGGCAAAAGCAGAGGTATTAATTACTACCTATTGGCGTGGAGGGGCGGTGA